A segment of the Leptolyngbya sp. NIES-3755 genome:
CTGCTCGATTCTGCCGTTCCTGATCCGATCGGGTATTTGAGACTCTTAGGTGACTGTAGTTTTCTTGCCTCATTACCGCTAGTCACACTCGATCCAGTGACGACGCAAGCTGCAAATCAAGTCGCAGGATTATCCGTTTTCCCTTGTCTCGCGCCCGTCTCCGAAACTTCAGAAGCATTACTGCAAGTGATTCAAGTGGCAGCGGGATTTGCGTGGCGACCATTCGTTTTAGCGATCGATTCTCTTAAACTCCGTTCTCCGGATGCCAATCGATCGGACTGGCTCCAAGCTGCGATGCAATACCTTCAAACCGCTGGATTTCGCGGCATGATTGCTCGATCGTGGCAGGATGTCTTACAAAAACTCGACACCCAAAGCATCGATTTATTCCTGCTTCATGCCTCAGATCTAGATCAATCGAGTCTGTCACAGCTTACCGCTCTGAAGCGATTCCGAGAAAAAATTGCAATTGTCATCATCAATCATCAGCCAGAAAACACCCCGTTACTCGAAACGATCGCTACGGTTGTTTTGCCACCGATGCCGATGGAAGAATTACTCGATCGAGTGAATCAAATTTTGGCAGATTGATGATGGAAGACTGGATACAAGAAGGAATCGAAAAACTCAAAGCCGAATATGACAGTGTTCCGCCACCCTGGATCGTTTTTCCAGACGAACACCCGTATAGTCTCTGTTGGCGAATGGGTGACGGTGAAATGCACCTTGAAATCTGGTCGGTCTGGTGGGAGCAGCAGAACTACACCGAAGCTGAACGAATTGATTATTTTCGTGGCTGGATGCCGCCCCCACGCTGGCTCGAATGGACGATCGATGCCATTTGGGAAGACGATGAGAGTGATTTCGATGAGAACGCTGCCTTTGCTCGGATCGAAGCACTGGGGTTTGGAACTAAAGCGGAGTTCGATCGAGACTTCGACGATCCGAAATGGTACGACTCCGAGGATTGATCGAAGTTTCGCGGCAAAACAGTTTCTTTAGTCTGCCTGCTTTTGCTGTTTTGCCCGAACTAAATCCGCAAGCTGCTCCATTGATTCCACTCGAATTCGAGGAGACGCATACACTTTATCGGCAAGTGCGTAGAACGCTTCATCATCATGACGATTTTTCATGACGTATGCTGCAAGTTCTTCACGGCTCATTTCTGAAAAGTTTGGTTTACTCATAATCAGTTCTCTACTGTGCCAAAAATTCCAAATACGAACTGCTAATCTCTTTCACTGCCAACTCATAGAATTGTTTTCCGTGTTCGGGAGTGGCAAGGGCGGGATTTGAACCCATGCGACCGTCGGGATAATGATCGCGAAAATCGATCGCGCCATAAATTCGATGCCCTCTTGCCGCA
Coding sequences within it:
- a CDS encoding hypothetical protein (hypothetical protein FOXB_00344;~similar to AA sequence:cyanobase_aa:LBDG_31280); this translates as MMEDWIQEGIEKLKAEYDSVPPPWIVFPDEHPYSLCWRMGDGEMHLEIWSVWWEQQNYTEAERIDYFRGWMPPPRWLEWTIDAIWEDDESDFDENAAFARIEALGFGTKAEFDRDFDDPKWYDSED
- a CDS encoding hypothetical protein (similar to AA sequence:cyanobase_aa:Npun_F4968) — its product is MSKPNFSEMSREELAAYVMKNRHDDEAFYALADKVYASPRIRVESMEQLADLVRAKQQKQAD